Proteins from a genomic interval of Macadamia integrifolia cultivar HAES 741 unplaced genomic scaffold, SCU_Mint_v3 scaffold2111, whole genome shotgun sequence:
- the LOC122065750 gene encoding F-box/kelch-repeat protein At1g57790-like isoform X2 — translation MAKATKETCGETVNQDRPETRGYWYLLVTCKSAFYHLYQYLYKQKNICFSIFHQRRNEESLWSDDLPEEVLGLIKLHLFGQDYCSFCAVCRTWRSKGNPFPLHITPSSLIEIPAGLSDSRICSSGDSWLLMWQYSRQVFFLNPFNKTMIELPDFPRQEWDLLPGMKKWSYHMPAFSFSSAPTSSNCIVFGIARSLWAEEVSICIIRHGEARWTIHKCIANNLPFMLSNANPVFHNGLVYCLGEDGNLGVFDPHKDDDRREECNWTVLDHPHTPPFVLTIADGNRFLVQCNGNLFSVFQGHMGKGVSVFSLDHQTMTWNQVQDLEDHMLFLASQTSLSVGMVKAFDRMGDKIYFPIFPISSCDSNRGGMINSCSCVFYSLSTEMYHTFGTSHSSLDICGMKIRRNCAWIEPNFVIPSSKDLKWGLKSSTN, via the exons ATGGCAAAAGCAACCAAAGAAACATGTGGGGAGACAGTCAATCAGGACCGGCCAGAAACTAGAGGATATTGGTATCTATTAGTTACTTGTAAATCTGCATTCTACCACTTATACCAGTATCTTTACAAGCAAAAGAACATTTGCTTCTCTATTTTCCATCAAAGAAGAAACGAAGAATCACTTTGGTCTGATGATCTTCCAGAGGAGGTTTTGGGTTTGATAAAATTGCATCTCTTTGGACAGGACTACTGCTCTTTTTGTGCTGTTTGTAGAACATGGCGATCCAAGGGCAATCCATTCCCACTACATATTACTCCAA GCAGTCTCATAGAAATTCCAGCAGGACTATCTGATTCAAGAATATGCTCCTCAGGCGATAGTTGGCTCCTTATGTGGCAGTATTCAAGGCAAGTGTTCTTTCTCAATCCCTTCAATAAGACTATGATTGAACTCCCGGATTTTCCACGCCAAGAATGGGATTTATTACCAGGAATGAAAAAATGGTCGTACCACATGCCAGCATTCTCATTCTCGTCCGCACCAACCTCTTCGAATTGTATAGTCTTTGGCATCGCAAGATCACTTTGGGCTGAAGAAGTTTCTATTTGCATAATCCGTCACGGGGAAGCAAGGTGGACTATTCACAAGTGTATAGCCAATAATCTACCATTCATGCTATCTAATGCCAATCCAGTATTCCATAATGGGCTTGTTTACTGccttggtgaagatggaaaTCTTGGAGTTTTTGATCCACACAAGGATGATGATAGAAGGGAAGAATGCAATTGGACTGTTCTTGATCATCCCCATACACCACCTTTTGTTTTAACTATTGCAGATGGTAACCGTTTTTTGGTCCAATGTAATGGTAATCTCTTCTCAGTGTTTCAGGGTCACATGGGAAAAGGTGTCTCTGTTTTCAGTCTGGATCATCAGACGATGACCTGGAATCAAGTCCAAGATTTGGAAGATCACATGTTATTCCTTGCAAGTCAAACTTCGCTCTCGGTAGGAATGGTCAAGGCGTTCGACAGAATGGGTGACAAGATCTACTTCCCCATATTCCCCATTTCTTCTTGTGATAGTAACAGAGGAGGCATGATCAATTCCTGTTCCTGTGTCTTCTATTCTCTAAGTACTGAAATGTACCATACTTTTGGCACTAGTCATTCAAGCCTAGACATATGTGGAATGAAAATTCGGAGAAATTGTGCTTGGATTGAACCCAATTTTGTCATACCTTCTAGTAAGGACCTTAAATGGGGTTTGAAATCGTCCACTAATTAA
- the LOC122065750 gene encoding F-box/kelch-repeat protein At1g57790-like isoform X1: protein MAKATKETCGETVNQDRPETRGYWYLLVTCKSAFYHLYQYLYKQKNICFSIFHQRRNEESLWSDDLPEEVLGLIKLHLFGQDYCSFCAVCRTWRSKGNPFPLHITPSMSMTQSPWLVYLEEEDHVMNVFHPLFKGSLIEIPAGLSDSRICSSGDSWLLMWQYSRQVFFLNPFNKTMIELPDFPRQEWDLLPGMKKWSYHMPAFSFSSAPTSSNCIVFGIARSLWAEEVSICIIRHGEARWTIHKCIANNLPFMLSNANPVFHNGLVYCLGEDGNLGVFDPHKDDDRREECNWTVLDHPHTPPFVLTIADGNRFLVQCNGNLFSVFQGHMGKGVSVFSLDHQTMTWNQVQDLEDHMLFLASQTSLSVGMVKAFDRMGDKIYFPIFPISSCDSNRGGMINSCSCVFYSLSTEMYHTFGTSHSSLDICGMKIRRNCAWIEPNFVIPSSKDLKWGLKSSTN, encoded by the coding sequence ATGGCAAAAGCAACCAAAGAAACATGTGGGGAGACAGTCAATCAGGACCGGCCAGAAACTAGAGGATATTGGTATCTATTAGTTACTTGTAAATCTGCATTCTACCACTTATACCAGTATCTTTACAAGCAAAAGAACATTTGCTTCTCTATTTTCCATCAAAGAAGAAACGAAGAATCACTTTGGTCTGATGATCTTCCAGAGGAGGTTTTGGGTTTGATAAAATTGCATCTCTTTGGACAGGACTACTGCTCTTTTTGTGCTGTTTGTAGAACATGGCGATCCAAGGGCAATCCATTCCCACTACATATTACTCCAAGTATGTCAATGACCCAATCTCCATGGCTTGTGTATCTTGAGGAAGAGGACCATGTAATGAATGTTTTTCATCCTTTATTCAAAGGCAGTCTCATAGAAATTCCAGCAGGACTATCTGATTCAAGAATATGCTCCTCAGGCGATAGTTGGCTCCTTATGTGGCAGTATTCAAGGCAAGTGTTCTTTCTCAATCCCTTCAATAAGACTATGATTGAACTCCCGGATTTTCCACGCCAAGAATGGGATTTATTACCAGGAATGAAAAAATGGTCGTACCACATGCCAGCATTCTCATTCTCGTCCGCACCAACCTCTTCGAATTGTATAGTCTTTGGCATCGCAAGATCACTTTGGGCTGAAGAAGTTTCTATTTGCATAATCCGTCACGGGGAAGCAAGGTGGACTATTCACAAGTGTATAGCCAATAATCTACCATTCATGCTATCTAATGCCAATCCAGTATTCCATAATGGGCTTGTTTACTGccttggtgaagatggaaaTCTTGGAGTTTTTGATCCACACAAGGATGATGATAGAAGGGAAGAATGCAATTGGACTGTTCTTGATCATCCCCATACACCACCTTTTGTTTTAACTATTGCAGATGGTAACCGTTTTTTGGTCCAATGTAATGGTAATCTCTTCTCAGTGTTTCAGGGTCACATGGGAAAAGGTGTCTCTGTTTTCAGTCTGGATCATCAGACGATGACCTGGAATCAAGTCCAAGATTTGGAAGATCACATGTTATTCCTTGCAAGTCAAACTTCGCTCTCGGTAGGAATGGTCAAGGCGTTCGACAGAATGGGTGACAAGATCTACTTCCCCATATTCCCCATTTCTTCTTGTGATAGTAACAGAGGAGGCATGATCAATTCCTGTTCCTGTGTCTTCTATTCTCTAAGTACTGAAATGTACCATACTTTTGGCACTAGTCATTCAAGCCTAGACATATGTGGAATGAAAATTCGGAGAAATTGTGCTTGGATTGAACCCAATTTTGTCATACCTTCTAGTAAGGACCTTAAATGGGGTTTGAAATCGTCCACTAATTAA
- the LOC122065750 gene encoding F-box/kelch-repeat protein At1g57790-like isoform X4, which produces MAIQGQSIPTTYYSNLIEIPAGLSDSRICSSGDSWLLMWQYSRQVFFLNPFNKTMIELPDFPRQEWDLLPGMKKWSYHMPAFSFSSAPTSSNCIVFGIARSLWAEEVSICIIRHGEARWTIHKCIANNLPFMLSNANPVFHNGLVYCLGEDGNLGVFDPHKDDDRREECNWTVLDHPHTPPFVLTIADGNRFLVQCNGNLFSVFQGHMGKGVSVFSLDHQTMTWNQVQDLEDHMLFLASQTSLSVGMVKAFDRMGDKIYFPIFPISSCDSNRGGMINSCSCVFYSLSTEMYHTFGTSHSSLDICGMKIRRNCAWIEPNFVIPSSKDLKWGLKSSTN; this is translated from the exons ATGGCGATCCAAGGGCAATCCATTCCCACTACATATTACTCCAA TCTCATAGAAATTCCAGCAGGACTATCTGATTCAAGAATATGCTCCTCAGGCGATAGTTGGCTCCTTATGTGGCAGTATTCAAGGCAAGTGTTCTTTCTCAATCCCTTCAATAAGACTATGATTGAACTCCCGGATTTTCCACGCCAAGAATGGGATTTATTACCAGGAATGAAAAAATGGTCGTACCACATGCCAGCATTCTCATTCTCGTCCGCACCAACCTCTTCGAATTGTATAGTCTTTGGCATCGCAAGATCACTTTGGGCTGAAGAAGTTTCTATTTGCATAATCCGTCACGGGGAAGCAAGGTGGACTATTCACAAGTGTATAGCCAATAATCTACCATTCATGCTATCTAATGCCAATCCAGTATTCCATAATGGGCTTGTTTACTGccttggtgaagatggaaaTCTTGGAGTTTTTGATCCACACAAGGATGATGATAGAAGGGAAGAATGCAATTGGACTGTTCTTGATCATCCCCATACACCACCTTTTGTTTTAACTATTGCAGATGGTAACCGTTTTTTGGTCCAATGTAATGGTAATCTCTTCTCAGTGTTTCAGGGTCACATGGGAAAAGGTGTCTCTGTTTTCAGTCTGGATCATCAGACGATGACCTGGAATCAAGTCCAAGATTTGGAAGATCACATGTTATTCCTTGCAAGTCAAACTTCGCTCTCGGTAGGAATGGTCAAGGCGTTCGACAGAATGGGTGACAAGATCTACTTCCCCATATTCCCCATTTCTTCTTGTGATAGTAACAGAGGAGGCATGATCAATTCCTGTTCCTGTGTCTTCTATTCTCTAAGTACTGAAATGTACCATACTTTTGGCACTAGTCATTCAAGCCTAGACATATGTGGAATGAAAATTCGGAGAAATTGTGCTTGGATTGAACCCAATTTTGTCATACCTTCTAGTAAGGACCTTAAATGGGGTTTGAAATCGTCCACTAATTAA
- the LOC122065750 gene encoding F-box/kelch-repeat protein At1g57790-like isoform X3 produces the protein MSMTQSPWLVYLEEEDHVMNVFHPLFKGSLIEIPAGLSDSRICSSGDSWLLMWQYSRQVFFLNPFNKTMIELPDFPRQEWDLLPGMKKWSYHMPAFSFSSAPTSSNCIVFGIARSLWAEEVSICIIRHGEARWTIHKCIANNLPFMLSNANPVFHNGLVYCLGEDGNLGVFDPHKDDDRREECNWTVLDHPHTPPFVLTIADGNRFLVQCNGNLFSVFQGHMGKGVSVFSLDHQTMTWNQVQDLEDHMLFLASQTSLSVGMVKAFDRMGDKIYFPIFPISSCDSNRGGMINSCSCVFYSLSTEMYHTFGTSHSSLDICGMKIRRNCAWIEPNFVIPSSKDLKWGLKSSTN, from the coding sequence ATGTCAATGACCCAATCTCCATGGCTTGTGTATCTTGAGGAAGAGGACCATGTAATGAATGTTTTTCATCCTTTATTCAAAGGCAGTCTCATAGAAATTCCAGCAGGACTATCTGATTCAAGAATATGCTCCTCAGGCGATAGTTGGCTCCTTATGTGGCAGTATTCAAGGCAAGTGTTCTTTCTCAATCCCTTCAATAAGACTATGATTGAACTCCCGGATTTTCCACGCCAAGAATGGGATTTATTACCAGGAATGAAAAAATGGTCGTACCACATGCCAGCATTCTCATTCTCGTCCGCACCAACCTCTTCGAATTGTATAGTCTTTGGCATCGCAAGATCACTTTGGGCTGAAGAAGTTTCTATTTGCATAATCCGTCACGGGGAAGCAAGGTGGACTATTCACAAGTGTATAGCCAATAATCTACCATTCATGCTATCTAATGCCAATCCAGTATTCCATAATGGGCTTGTTTACTGccttggtgaagatggaaaTCTTGGAGTTTTTGATCCACACAAGGATGATGATAGAAGGGAAGAATGCAATTGGACTGTTCTTGATCATCCCCATACACCACCTTTTGTTTTAACTATTGCAGATGGTAACCGTTTTTTGGTCCAATGTAATGGTAATCTCTTCTCAGTGTTTCAGGGTCACATGGGAAAAGGTGTCTCTGTTTTCAGTCTGGATCATCAGACGATGACCTGGAATCAAGTCCAAGATTTGGAAGATCACATGTTATTCCTTGCAAGTCAAACTTCGCTCTCGGTAGGAATGGTCAAGGCGTTCGACAGAATGGGTGACAAGATCTACTTCCCCATATTCCCCATTTCTTCTTGTGATAGTAACAGAGGAGGCATGATCAATTCCTGTTCCTGTGTCTTCTATTCTCTAAGTACTGAAATGTACCATACTTTTGGCACTAGTCATTCAAGCCTAGACATATGTGGAATGAAAATTCGGAGAAATTGTGCTTGGATTGAACCCAATTTTGTCATACCTTCTAGTAAGGACCTTAAATGGGGTTTGAAATCGTCCACTAATTAA
- the LOC122065751 gene encoding F-box/kelch-repeat protein At1g57790-like isoform X2 — protein MVIQGQSIPTTYYSNLIEIPAGPSDSRICSSSDSWLLMWQYSRRVFFLNPFNKTKIELPDFPRQEWDLLPEMKKCSYHMPAFSFSSAPTSSNFIVFGIARSHWAEEVSICIIRHGEASWAIHKCIANNLPFMLSNANPVFHNGLVYCLGEDGNLGVFDPHKDDDRREECNWTVLDRPHTPSFVLTIPDGNRFLVQCNGNLFLVFQGHMGKGVSVFSLDHQTMIGNQAQDLEDHMLFLTSHTSLSVGMVKAFDGMGDKIYFPIFPISSCDSSSNRGGMINSCSCVFYSLKY, from the exons ATGGTGATCCAAGGGCAATCCATTCCCACTACATATTACTCCAA TCTCATAGAAATTCCAGCAGGACCATCTGATTCAAGAATATGCTCCTCAAGCGATAGTTGGCTCCTTATGTGGCAATATTCAAGGCGAGTGTTCTTTCTCAATCCCTTCAATAAGACTAAGATTGAACTCCCGGATTTTCCACGCCAAGAATGGGATTTATTACCAGAAATGAAAAAATGTTCGTACCACATGCCAGCATTCTCATTCTCATCCGCACCAACCTCTTCGAATTTTATAGTCTTTGGCATCGCAAGATCACATTGGGCTGAAGAAGTTTCTATTTGCATAATCCGTCACGGGGAAGCAAGCTGGGCTATTCACAAGTGTATAGCCAATAATCTACCATTCATGCTATCTAATGCCAATCCAGTATTCCATAATGGGCTTGTTTACTGccttggtgaagatggaaaTCTTGGAGTTTTTGATCCACACAAGGATGATGATAGAAGGGAAGAATGCAATTGGACTGTCCTCGATCGTCCCCATACACCATCTTTTGTTTTAACCATTCCAGATGGCAACCGTTTCTTGGTCCAATGTAATGGTAATCTCTTCTTAGTGTTTCAAGGTCACATGGGAAAGGGTGTCTCCGTATTCAGTCTGGATCATCAAACGATGATCGGGAATCAAGCCCAAGATTTAGAAGATCACATGTTATTCCTTACAAGTCACACTTCGCTCTCGGTAGGAATGGTCAAGGCATTCGACGGAATGGGTGACAAGATCTACTTCCCCATATTCCCCATTTCTTCTTGTGATAGTAGTAGTAACAGAGGAGGCATGATCAATTCCTGTTCCTGTGTCTTCTATTCTCTTAAGTACTGA
- the LOC122065751 gene encoding F-box/kelch-repeat protein At1g57790-like isoform X1 has protein sequence MTQSPWLVYLEEEDHVMNVFHPLFKGSLIEIPAGPSDSRICSSSDSWLLMWQYSRRVFFLNPFNKTKIELPDFPRQEWDLLPEMKKCSYHMPAFSFSSAPTSSNFIVFGIARSHWAEEVSICIIRHGEASWAIHKCIANNLPFMLSNANPVFHNGLVYCLGEDGNLGVFDPHKDDDRREECNWTVLDRPHTPSFVLTIPDGNRFLVQCNGNLFLVFQGHMGKGVSVFSLDHQTMIGNQAQDLEDHMLFLTSHTSLSVGMVKAFDGMGDKIYFPIFPISSCDSSSNRGGMINSCSCVFYSLKY, from the coding sequence ATGACCCAATCTCCATGGCTTGTTTATCTTGAGGAAGAGGACCATGTAATGAATGTTTTTCATCCCTTATTCAAAGGCAGTCTCATAGAAATTCCAGCAGGACCATCTGATTCAAGAATATGCTCCTCAAGCGATAGTTGGCTCCTTATGTGGCAATATTCAAGGCGAGTGTTCTTTCTCAATCCCTTCAATAAGACTAAGATTGAACTCCCGGATTTTCCACGCCAAGAATGGGATTTATTACCAGAAATGAAAAAATGTTCGTACCACATGCCAGCATTCTCATTCTCATCCGCACCAACCTCTTCGAATTTTATAGTCTTTGGCATCGCAAGATCACATTGGGCTGAAGAAGTTTCTATTTGCATAATCCGTCACGGGGAAGCAAGCTGGGCTATTCACAAGTGTATAGCCAATAATCTACCATTCATGCTATCTAATGCCAATCCAGTATTCCATAATGGGCTTGTTTACTGccttggtgaagatggaaaTCTTGGAGTTTTTGATCCACACAAGGATGATGATAGAAGGGAAGAATGCAATTGGACTGTCCTCGATCGTCCCCATACACCATCTTTTGTTTTAACCATTCCAGATGGCAACCGTTTCTTGGTCCAATGTAATGGTAATCTCTTCTTAGTGTTTCAAGGTCACATGGGAAAGGGTGTCTCCGTATTCAGTCTGGATCATCAAACGATGATCGGGAATCAAGCCCAAGATTTAGAAGATCACATGTTATTCCTTACAAGTCACACTTCGCTCTCGGTAGGAATGGTCAAGGCATTCGACGGAATGGGTGACAAGATCTACTTCCCCATATTCCCCATTTCTTCTTGTGATAGTAGTAGTAACAGAGGAGGCATGATCAATTCCTGTTCCTGTGTCTTCTATTCTCTTAAGTACTGA